A portion of the Halopelagius inordinatus genome contains these proteins:
- a CDS encoding DUF7344 domain-containing protein, with the protein MSGAHRLTRATLEPLTLDQKFTLLADRRRRTLVFVLGEVADPVSIGGLGERLVAREEPESALDQSALDDVELELHHVHVPKLAAHDVLEYDAESGVVSRGPRFERVHSWLESVDER; encoded by the coding sequence ATGAGTGGCGCACACAGACTCACCCGGGCGACGCTGGAACCGTTGACGCTGGACCAGAAGTTCACGCTGCTCGCGGACCGACGACGCCGGACGCTCGTCTTCGTTCTCGGCGAGGTGGCAGACCCCGTCTCCATCGGCGGACTCGGCGAACGACTGGTGGCCCGCGAGGAACCCGAATCGGCGCTCGACCAGTCAGCGCTCGACGACGTCGAACTGGAACTACACCACGTTCACGTCCCGAAACTCGCGGCACACGACGTCCTCGAATACGACGCCGAGTCGGGCGTCGTCTCCCGCGGTCCGCGGTTCGAGCGCGTCCACTCGTGGCTCGAATCGGTCGACGAGCGATAA
- a CDS encoding DMT family transporter: MGSGETETGPASTADDGEFAPAAAGPLLAASLWGGMYVVSKWGFAAVPPVTLTFLRLAVGAVTLLVVVRLRRPGRSFSASERRQFVGLGALVGLTLVAQFVGTDLTNASQGSLLTVSTPVFTLLLGVAVLDESLTRRRAAGMALAIVGTFVVVGGQYDLSSLGGSNVVGVVALLLGGLGWAGYTVYGAPLVRRYSAIEAATYSTVAAVPMVALLVPVELLVFDAALTTTVTPTLAAAVVYLGVFSTAAAWYAWYKGLASLDAGAVAVFFFAQPVVGTLLGVTLLGESVGPAFVLGGVVMAFGVYLVSTDG; the protein is encoded by the coding sequence ATGGGCTCGGGAGAGACGGAGACGGGACCGGCGTCCACCGCGGACGACGGCGAGTTCGCACCCGCCGCCGCGGGGCCGTTGCTCGCGGCGTCGCTTTGGGGCGGGATGTACGTCGTCAGCAAGTGGGGGTTCGCCGCCGTCCCGCCCGTGACGCTCACCTTCCTGCGCCTGGCCGTCGGGGCGGTGACGCTCCTCGTCGTCGTCCGACTGCGGCGGCCCGGTCGCTCGTTTTCGGCGTCGGAACGCCGTCAGTTCGTCGGACTCGGCGCGCTCGTCGGTCTGACGCTCGTCGCGCAGTTCGTCGGCACCGACCTCACGAACGCGAGTCAGGGGTCGCTTCTGACCGTCTCGACGCCGGTGTTCACGCTCCTTTTGGGCGTCGCCGTCTTGGACGAATCTCTCACTCGGCGGCGGGCGGCCGGGATGGCGCTGGCCATCGTCGGAACGTTCGTCGTGGTCGGTGGACAGTACGACCTCAGTTCGCTCGGCGGGTCGAACGTCGTCGGCGTCGTCGCCCTCCTCCTCGGCGGCCTCGGGTGGGCCGGGTACACGGTGTACGGCGCGCCACTCGTCCGCCGGTACTCGGCGATAGAGGCGGCGACGTACTCGACTGTGGCCGCCGTGCCGATGGTGGCGCTTTTGGTCCCCGTCGAACTGCTCGTCTTCGACGCCGCTCTGACGACGACTGTGACGCCGACGCTCGCCGCCGCTGTCGTCTATCTCGGCGTGTTCAGCACCGCGGCGGCGTGGTACGCGTGGTACAAAGGGTTAGCGTCGCTCGATGCCGGTGCCGTCGCCGTCTTCTTTTTCGCGCAACCGGTCGTCGGCACTCTGCTCGGGGTGACGCTCCTCGGCGAGAGCGTCGGCCCGGCGTTCGTTCTCGGGGGCGTCGTGATGGCGTTCGGCGTCTACCTCGTCAGCACCGACGGCTGA
- a CDS encoding alpha/beta fold hydrolase, producing MPTVRTNDVQTYYERRGSGPPVVFVHGAILDSSQWTQQIDALSDEYTAIAYDVRGHGRTGGSDRESYSIPLLADDLHAFVTALDLENPVICGLSMGGCIAQVYAAAHPEAVSGLILADTFTPYLFGRGEWFQRSVMLRAAVPPVRLLGYERIERAMVWVHERLSKGASGDYERVESLRAEGPTMDTAEFAKVIRAVASFHETRVDHSAISAPTLVLYGEQEPAFLRRHVSKMAADIPNAVVEEVPGGGHASNLDNPDFFTEAVREFLANVRPAGESDGATASE from the coding sequence ATGCCGACCGTCCGGACCAACGACGTACAGACGTACTACGAGCGACGCGGGTCCGGCCCGCCCGTCGTGTTCGTCCACGGCGCTATCCTCGACTCGTCGCAGTGGACACAGCAGATAGACGCCCTGAGCGACGAGTACACCGCAATCGCCTACGACGTTCGCGGGCACGGCCGGACCGGAGGGTCCGACAGAGAGTCGTACTCGATACCGCTCCTCGCCGACGACTTACACGCGTTCGTCACCGCCTTGGACCTCGAAAACCCGGTCATCTGCGGCCTTTCGATGGGCGGGTGTATCGCGCAGGTGTACGCGGCCGCCCACCCCGAGGCGGTGTCCGGCCTGATACTCGCGGACACGTTCACCCCGTACCTGTTCGGCCGCGGCGAGTGGTTCCAGCGGTCGGTGATGCTGAGAGCCGCCGTCCCGCCCGTCCGACTGCTCGGCTACGAACGCATCGAGAGAGCGATGGTGTGGGTCCACGAACGACTGTCGAAGGGTGCAAGCGGCGACTACGAGAGGGTGGAGAGCCTCAGAGCGGAGGGCCCGACGATGGACACCGCGGAGTTCGCCAAGGTGATACGAGCCGTTGCCTCGTTCCACGAGACGCGGGTGGACCACTCGGCCATCTCCGCGCCGACGCTGGTGCTGTACGGCGAACAGGAACCGGCGTTCCTCCGTCGACACGTCTCGAAGATGGCCGCCGACATCCCGAACGCCGTCGTCGAGGAGGTGCCCGGCGGCGGACACGCCTCGAACCTCGACAACCCCGACTTCTTCACCGAGGCGGTGCGGGAGTTCCTCGCGAACGTCCGCCCCGCCGGAGAGAGCGACGGCGCGACGGCGTCGGAGTGA